In Colletotrichum higginsianum IMI 349063 chromosome 3, whole genome shotgun sequence, a genomic segment contains:
- a CDS encoding Isopentenyl-diphosphate delta-isomerase, with translation MATTTTTTTAQNEAITAESILRLFPDIDTSTEALSGHDAEQIRLMDEVCIVLDENDKPIGNASKKACHLMTNIDKGLLHRAFSVFLFDPADNRLLLQQRASEKITFPDMWTNTCCSHPLGIPGETGSNLEDSVAGVKRAAQRKLEHELGINPAQVPFEDFHFLTRIHYKAPSDGKWGEHEIDYILFIKAKVDLDINKNEVQATQYVSADELKKLFQDPSLKFTPWFKLICESMLFEWWQSLDSGLDKYANEQEIRRM, from the exons ATGGCTACCACTACCACAACGACCACGGCGCAAAATGAGGCCATCACCGCCGAGTCCATCCTCCGCCTCTTTCCCGATATCGACACCAGCACCGAGGCCCTTTCCGGCCACGATGCCGAGCAGATCCGCCTTATGGACGAGGTCTGCATCGTGCTGGACGAGAACGACAAGCCCATTGGCAACGCCAGCAAGAAGGCTT GCCACCTCATGACCAACATTGACAAGGGCCTCCTCCATCGCGCCTTTTCCGTGTTCCTCTTTGACCCGGCCGACAATCGCCTgctcctccagcagcgcGCATCGGAGAAGATCACCTTCCCCGACATGTGGACCAACACCTGCTGCTCCCACCCGCTGGGCATCCCTGGCGAGACGGGCTCGAACCTCGAGGACTCAGTCGCCGGCGTGAAGCGCGCCGCCCAGAGGAAGCTCGAGCACGAGCTGGGCATCAACCCGGCCCAGGTCCCCTTTGAGGATTTCCATTTCCTGACGAGGATTCACTACAAGGCTCCCTCTGATGGCAAGTGGGGAGAGCACGAGA TCGACTACATCCTCttcatcaaggccaaggtcgacctcgacatcaACAAGAACGAGGTCCAGGCGACCCAGTACGTCAGCGCCGATGAGTTGAAGAAGTTGTTCCAGGACCCCAGCCTCAAGTTCACCCCCTGGTTCAAGCTTATTTGCGAGTCCATGCTATTTGAGTGGTGGCAGAGCCTCGACAGCGGTCTGGACAAGTACGCCAACGAACAGGAGATCCGCCGCATGTGA